A portion of the Falsibacillus albus genome contains these proteins:
- a CDS encoding ABC transporter ATP-binding protein — protein sequence MVKRKNIASIIKSYLHLNSHDMKRTFFFLKPFIQNHWKAYSGLIILLGFDIFLTISFAWFFGQITDAALQGDFEKLKWLIPIGIVLIILSITTSFLDIIVENIATNGVKNELKKYLYSHLLRLPSPFTVNQQSGKLSSHFSNDIHHVNGLIGKQLIGLLRFPLIFLVVFIYLCQINTVLSLISVMIAPLALMSAILFGFLLKKNGRLIHELIADINNHLNETFFGLPIIRSFTLEKHMFNKLESQTDRLYQLECHNARLQGYYYAGGQLVSSITYLISVSLGAYYVSHSIMTVGALLTFINLVNHLVYPLTGMAGQWAGFQRSITALERIVNVLEEKPTCEKLPSHVAVHQIHTPIHLQNISFGYSEDDLLFQQFHLHAPAGKVTALVGPSGAGKSTIFNLLQGFYSPAKGYISIAGRSIGDYSISELRCSIAHVPQETFLFAGTIRDNLQIARPDVTEEEMEAAAKQAYIHDFILTLPNGYDTHIGERGLKLSGGERQRIAIARAILKDAPILLLDEPTSALDSETEHSVREALKTLMKDRTTIIIAHRLSTIQHADVIFVMDQGRIVQQGTHEQLLIEPGLYQRLCSKQFQADQLPELTLMTT from the coding sequence ATGGTAAAACGAAAAAACATTGCATCCATAATAAAATCATATTTACACTTAAATTCACATGACATGAAGAGGACATTTTTCTTTCTAAAACCATTTATTCAAAATCATTGGAAAGCCTATTCCGGCCTTATTATCCTTCTTGGTTTTGATATCTTCCTCACTATTTCCTTCGCATGGTTTTTTGGCCAGATTACTGATGCTGCACTCCAGGGTGATTTCGAAAAATTAAAATGGCTGATACCAATAGGCATCGTTCTGATTATCTTAAGCATAACAACAAGCTTTTTAGATATTATAGTTGAAAATATCGCTACCAATGGCGTGAAAAATGAGTTGAAAAAGTACTTGTATAGTCATTTGCTAAGGCTCCCTTCTCCCTTCACTGTCAATCAGCAGTCAGGTAAATTATCTTCTCATTTTTCAAATGATATTCATCACGTGAATGGTTTAATTGGAAAGCAGTTGATTGGTCTTCTCCGATTTCCGCTAATTTTTTTGGTTGTTTTCATTTATTTATGTCAAATCAATACGGTACTATCTCTCATTTCGGTCATGATTGCCCCGTTGGCATTAATGTCTGCCATTCTATTTGGATTTTTATTGAAAAAGAATGGCAGGCTAATTCACGAACTTATTGCGGATATTAATAATCACTTGAATGAGACATTTTTTGGACTACCTATTATCCGTTCCTTCACATTGGAAAAGCACATGTTTAACAAACTGGAATCTCAAACTGATAGACTATATCAGCTAGAATGTCATAATGCAAGGCTACAGGGATATTATTACGCAGGCGGCCAGCTTGTAAGTTCAATCACGTATTTAATCAGTGTAAGTTTGGGGGCATATTATGTATCACATTCCATTATGACAGTCGGAGCATTATTGACATTCATCAATTTAGTCAATCATCTCGTATACCCTTTGACAGGAATGGCGGGACAATGGGCTGGATTTCAGCGTTCGATTACAGCTTTAGAAAGAATTGTCAATGTTTTGGAAGAAAAGCCGACATGTGAAAAATTACCTTCACATGTAGCTGTCCATCAAATTCATACACCCATTCATCTACAAAACATCAGCTTCGGATACAGCGAGGATGATTTGCTTTTTCAGCAATTCCATTTGCATGCACCCGCTGGCAAAGTTACTGCTTTAGTAGGACCTAGCGGTGCTGGAAAAAGCACTATTTTCAATCTATTGCAGGGGTTTTATTCCCCAGCCAAAGGTTACATTTCAATAGCAGGAAGATCGATAGGCGATTATTCAATCTCTGAATTAAGATGCTCCATTGCACATGTACCTCAGGAAACATTCTTGTTTGCAGGGACGATACGAGACAACCTGCAGATTGCCAGGCCCGATGTTACGGAGGAAGAGATGGAAGCGGCAGCAAAACAAGCATATATTCACGACTTCATCCTTACACTTCCAAATGGATATGATACACATATCGGCGAAAGAGGATTAAAACTGTCAGGTGGGGAAAGGCAGCGAATCGCGATCGCGAGGGCAATCTTAAAGGATGCGCCGATTTTATTATTGGATGAGCCAACCTCTGCCTTGGATAGTGAAACAGAGCATTCAGTCAGAGAAGCGTTAAAGACACTCATGAAAGATCGAACGACGATCATTATTGCCCACCGCCTTTCTACCATCCAGCATGCAGATGTCATTTTTGTCATGGACCAAGGGAGAATAGTCCAACAAGGAACCCATGAACAGCTGCTGATTGAGCCAGGGCTTTATCAGCGTCTATGCAGTAAACAATTTCAAGCTGACCAACTCCCTGAATTGACATTGATGACAACTTAA
- a CDS encoding S24/S26 family peptidase — protein MLVDQSTVLLLKDVIQKEGKIRLPASGSSMYPFIQQGDMCQFVYVQQHEWKKGDILLFFSESLRLVAHRYYGKHHDKLLFKGDSNLGFDPPIKPEQVIGKLSVIEKKGKHIEINVAAAQLWKNIILYFPMISSMLRFFINHRNI, from the coding sequence TTGTTAGTTGACCAATCCACTGTTCTACTTTTAAAGGATGTCATCCAAAAAGAAGGGAAGATCCGTCTTCCTGCTTCCGGTAGCAGCATGTATCCATTTATTCAACAAGGCGATATGTGTCAATTTGTCTATGTCCAACAACATGAATGGAAAAAAGGAGACATCCTCCTGTTTTTCTCTGAATCTCTTCGATTAGTTGCCCATCGATATTACGGAAAACACCATGACAAATTATTATTCAAAGGGGATTCAAACCTTGGCTTTGATCCTCCGATAAAACCGGAACAGGTAATTGGAAAGCTTTCAGTGATAGAGAAAAAAGGAAAGCATATTGAAATAAATGTTGCTGCTGCACAGCTATGGAAAAACATCATTTTGTATTTTCCCATGATATCTTCCATGCTTCGATTTTTCATAAATCATAGAAATATATAA
- a CDS encoding PqqD family protein, whose amino-acid sequence MRRQYIRNDECEATQLNDEWLILNTNNFTVTKVNEVGGFCWNLLSEIQTISDLAYAVEKHFDGAGSNEKVRQELSEFMNELLKCELIHLVS is encoded by the coding sequence ATGAGAAGGCAATATATTCGAAATGATGAATGCGAAGCCACTCAACTTAACGATGAGTGGCTCATATTAAACACTAATAATTTTACCGTGACGAAGGTAAATGAAGTAGGTGGATTTTGCTGGAACCTACTAAGTGAAATCCAGACGATTTCAGACTTAGCATATGCAGTTGAAAAGCATTTTGATGGTGCCGGATCAAATGAGAAGGTCAGGCAAGAATTGAGTGAGTTCATGAATGAACTACTAAAGTGTGAGTTGATTCATCTTGTTAGTTGA
- a CDS encoding lipopolysaccharide biosynthesis protein has protein sequence MRTRNSMKNILIGIAAQIIITLLGFVSRKVFLDSLGANYLGLNGLLTNVLSFLALVEGGVGASIVYSLYQPLAENNRPKIIALVQVYKKAYQAIALIVIALSILLYPFLGLLIQKSDPVSYVRIVYFLFVAKNIVLYLNAHKVSLITADQKGYVLVRINLFFQIMSLMLKIFLILYTKNYALYLLLELIIFVVQNIYYGKIIEHRYPFVRTKSRYRLGEDEKPGLIRNIKALFLQNLGTYFVFGTDNILIGSLIGLVAVGVFSNYTMIIAQLNILLAPFMNGVSESVGNMIALESKEKSHSLFKVIYLLNFWIYSVSFIFLYNVLQNFISWWLGEEYLLNSFALIVLLSNFYITGMRGAATIFKTKAGIFTQDKYVPLLEALVNLIASVLLGRYFGVAGILLGTAISTLCTAFWNIPRLVYKYYFEKSVWMYFKQYIFYLVLTSGACWITYYMNQFMVNGHGFSAILLKGMVSLLVPNVLYVIIFYPTAEFQYVKQTISTMIVSRNLKSTFPG, from the coding sequence ATGAGAACTAGAAATTCGATGAAAAATATATTAATAGGGATCGCTGCACAAATCATTATCACTTTGTTGGGCTTCGTGTCCAGAAAAGTCTTTCTGGACAGTCTGGGAGCTAATTATTTGGGATTGAATGGATTGCTTACAAATGTATTATCCTTTTTGGCTCTTGTAGAAGGAGGGGTCGGGGCAAGTATTGTCTACAGCCTCTACCAACCGCTAGCAGAAAACAATAGACCAAAGATCATTGCCCTCGTACAAGTTTATAAAAAGGCCTACCAAGCTATTGCATTGATTGTTATTGCACTAAGCATTCTTTTATATCCCTTTCTCGGATTATTGATACAGAAGAGCGATCCGGTTTCCTATGTAAGGATCGTCTATTTTTTGTTTGTTGCAAAAAATATAGTGCTCTATCTGAACGCACATAAAGTTTCATTGATTACGGCAGATCAAAAAGGGTATGTCCTAGTGAGGATCAACCTCTTTTTTCAAATAATGAGCTTAATGTTAAAAATCTTTCTAATACTTTACACAAAAAATTATGCACTCTATCTATTGCTAGAGTTAATCATCTTCGTCGTCCAAAACATTTATTATGGAAAAATAATTGAACACAGATATCCATTCGTTCGTACAAAATCGAGATACAGATTAGGGGAAGATGAAAAACCTGGATTAATTAGAAACATCAAAGCCCTTTTTCTGCAAAATCTAGGGACATATTTTGTGTTTGGTACAGATAATATTCTGATCGGTTCGTTAATAGGATTGGTTGCAGTTGGCGTTTTTTCAAACTATACGATGATTATTGCACAACTGAATATATTATTGGCCCCATTTATGAATGGGGTCAGTGAGAGTGTAGGAAATATGATCGCCTTGGAAAGTAAGGAAAAGAGTCATTCTCTATTCAAAGTCATCTACTTACTCAATTTCTGGATATATTCGGTCTCTTTTATTTTTTTATATAATGTTTTGCAAAATTTTATTTCCTGGTGGCTGGGAGAGGAATACTTACTCAATTCATTCGCTCTTATAGTCCTACTATCGAATTTTTATATCACGGGGATGAGGGGAGCCGCAACGATTTTCAAAACAAAAGCTGGAATCTTTACTCAAGATAAGTATGTGCCATTGCTTGAAGCGCTTGTGAATTTAATCGCTTCCGTCCTTTTGGGAAGGTATTTCGGTGTTGCCGGGATTTTGCTTGGTACGGCCATTAGTACGCTTTGTACAGCATTTTGGAATATTCCGAGGCTCGTATATAAGTATTATTTTGAAAAATCCGTTTGGATGTATTTCAAGCAATATATATTTTACCTTGTCCTGACCTCCGGGGCCTGCTGGATAACATATTACATGAATCAGTTTATGGTTAACGGCCATGGGTTTTCTGCAATCCTTTTGAAAGGGATGGTTTCATTGCTGGTACCCAATGTTCTATATGTCATAATCTTTTATCCAACCGCTGAATTTCAGTATGTAAAACAAACTATAAGCACAATGATCGTATCCAGAAATTTGAAATCCACATTTCCGGGGTGA
- a CDS encoding glycosyltransferase — translation MKKILISSFDLEVGGVERSLISLLANFDYEKYIVDLKLFSHSGEFMELIPAEPNLLVEQREYKTFRMSIKQIFQSGMLRIGISRVWAKILASRFKNEEAGYRQMQYMWNASLPFLPKLNQHYDVAVSYLWPHYFVAEKVFAKTKIAWIHTDYSVVQTDENLDYALWSKFDHIIAVSEHCKDAFLSKYPLLKNKVSVMENIATPELVISLADEKTESSFVEDNRFKLVTVARLSYAKGIDQAVLAMKILKEKGYPIVWYVVGYGGDEEEIKCLIKQNNLEKEFILLGKKINPYPYIKHADLYVQPSRYEGKALTVSEAQILSKPVLITNYPTAGSQVKNRVDGYICPLGAEGIANGIEYLYESEDLRAKLVLGCKKINYLNNEEMQKFYQLIQ, via the coding sequence ATGAAGAAAATTTTGATCTCATCCTTCGATTTGGAAGTGGGTGGAGTCGAAAGAAGCTTGATCAGCCTGCTGGCAAACTTCGACTATGAGAAATATATAGTGGACCTAAAGCTTTTCAGCCATAGCGGGGAGTTCATGGAGCTGATTCCTGCAGAACCCAATTTACTTGTCGAGCAGAGGGAATATAAAACCTTTCGTATGTCGATTAAACAAATCTTTCAATCAGGTATGCTGAGAATCGGCATTTCGAGGGTGTGGGCAAAAATTTTAGCAAGCAGGTTCAAAAATGAAGAAGCAGGCTATAGGCAGATGCAATATATGTGGAACGCTTCCCTGCCATTCCTCCCAAAATTGAATCAGCACTATGATGTCGCAGTGAGTTATCTATGGCCACATTATTTTGTGGCGGAAAAGGTTTTTGCAAAAACGAAAATCGCATGGATTCATACAGATTATTCAGTCGTACAGACAGATGAAAACTTGGATTATGCCCTTTGGAGTAAATTTGATCACATCATAGCTGTCTCGGAACATTGCAAAGATGCCTTTCTTTCTAAATATCCATTGCTTAAGAATAAAGTTTCCGTTATGGAGAACATAGCCACACCTGAATTGGTAATATCCCTGGCTGATGAAAAAACCGAGTCCTCGTTTGTTGAGGATAACCGGTTCAAGCTAGTAACTGTCGCGAGACTCTCTTATGCGAAAGGTATTGACCAAGCTGTATTGGCAATGAAAATATTGAAAGAAAAAGGATATCCAATCGTGTGGTATGTTGTTGGCTATGGAGGGGATGAAGAGGAGATCAAATGTTTGATCAAGCAGAACAACTTAGAAAAAGAGTTCATCTTGCTCGGTAAGAAAATTAACCCCTATCCTTATATAAAACATGCCGATTTATACGTCCAACCTTCCAGATACGAGGGGAAAGCCTTAACGGTCAGCGAAGCACAAATTTTATCAAAACCGGTATTAATCACGAATTATCCTACTGCAGGAAGCCAGGTGAAAAATCGAGTGGATGGGTATATTTGTCCCCTAGGAGCTGAAGGGATCGCGAATGGTATCGAGTACCTATATGAAAGTGAGGATCTCCGAGCAAAATTGGTTCTTGGTTGTAAGAAAATTAATTATCTAAATAATGAGGAAATGCAAAAATTTTATCAATTGATTCAGTAA
- a CDS encoding glycosyltransferase family 32 protein → MIHYCWFGHKNKPPLVEKCLNSWKYHLQDYQLIEWNETSININQNAYVKEAYESKKYAFVSDYVRVHALYHQGGIYLDTDVEVFKSFNDLLHHQSFWGFEQENFIATSTIGASPKNALIKMLLDSYKHKRFRREDGSLDSLTNVALITQILVNLGLIKNGEYQELEDIGVFYPQTYFSPYDYINCRNFMTSETYAMHHFHKSWLSKKEHVKGSLKYSLSKMVGGDNIAKIRKLLQKH, encoded by the coding sequence ATGATTCACTATTGCTGGTTCGGTCATAAAAATAAACCTCCGCTTGTAGAAAAATGCCTTAATAGCTGGAAGTATCATTTGCAGGATTACCAATTAATTGAATGGAATGAAACATCCATCAATATCAATCAAAATGCATATGTAAAAGAAGCCTATGAATCAAAAAAATATGCATTTGTCAGTGACTATGTAAGGGTCCATGCATTATACCATCAAGGCGGTATTTATTTGGATACAGATGTTGAGGTATTCAAATCATTCAATGATTTGCTGCATCATCAATCTTTTTGGGGATTTGAGCAAGAAAACTTTATTGCAACCAGTACAATCGGTGCATCTCCAAAGAATGCATTGATCAAAATGCTCTTGGATTCTTATAAACATAAACGTTTTCGAAGAGAAGATGGGAGTTTAGATAGTTTGACGAATGTCGCACTTATCACGCAAATCCTTGTGAATTTAGGATTGATTAAAAATGGCGAATATCAGGAACTGGAAGATATCGGAGTATTTTATCCACAAACATATTTTTCACCATATGATTACATCAATTGCAGGAATTTCATGACATCAGAAACTTACGCTATGCATCATTTTCATAAAAGCTGGCTCTCCAAAAAGGAACACGTCAAAGGAAGCCTCAAGTATTCACTCTCAAAAATGGTGGGTGGAGACAATATTGCCAAGATCAGAAAACTTTTGCAAAAACATTAG
- a CDS encoding XRE family transcriptional regulator: MLGKKLYEIRKRRGYTLSEVADRAHISKSYLSNIERNLNQNPSITVIKKLAKVLNVDLSELIYMDSNERNGQDELEKEWIELANELKESGIEKGEIKEYKTLLEFIKWQNQKK, translated from the coding sequence ATGCTGGGAAAAAAATTATATGAAATTCGAAAACGCCGAGGCTACACATTATCTGAAGTAGCAGATAGGGCCCACATATCCAAATCCTATTTGAGCAATATTGAACGAAACCTTAATCAGAATCCTTCAATCACCGTCATCAAAAAGTTAGCCAAGGTTTTGAATGTCGATTTGAGTGAATTGATTTATATGGACTCAAATGAAAGGAATGGACAAGATGAGCTTGAAAAGGAATGGATTGAATTAGCTAATGAATTGAAAGAATCTGGCATAGAAAAAGGAGAGATAAAAGAATATAAAACGCTGCTGGAATTTATCAAATGGCAAAATCAAAAAAAATGA